The Fusarium falciforme chromosome 4, complete sequence genomic interval TGAAAGGTCGACAGTCAAAACATATAACGCAAGCGAGAGGTCTGGCTTTGTAACCAAAGCCGATCCGCCTCTTCCTTCCCATTCACGGCCCGAATTCATTTTGACGGAAATCAATATGGAACTGTGGGGGAAGAATCCGTTTGGACGACTGAAAGGGGGCTTCATCAAGGTTTCTGGCAAGGTGGCTCCTTTTCCTTCAGACGTGCTGAAGCCCCGTGGTCATAGGGGTCGTATGGCACTGGGATACTTTGCAAACAATTACGGAACGTGCTACTTGGATTGGTCCTCGGAAGTCAGCACAGTTCAGCGACCGGGGAGGATgcgactgctgctgctgttgagttGCTGCGCTGCCACGATTAACTGGGATCCGTTGATATGGTACGCGAACCCGGAAGAGAACCACAAGGAGATGCACAGCGCTTTTGTTGAGCGCAATCCCCTGTGTCGCACAATTTGGAAAGACTACGTTGGTAGTGAAGACTGCAAGTGCTGCAAGGATGAAAACTTGCCGAGGAATGCATGGGGGATTGTCATCCATCCTGCAGAGGAACCTGACTCTTTCTACCGAGTTGGAGCTTTCACGTTGCTTGCTTATAGCGGAGGAACAGATCTCTTCAAACATGTCGCAAACCAAACAATTAAGCTTGTTTGAGGATGCGAGATGGAGAATGTGTTCATGTCAGATCTGGACCTACCAGCACTTCAACAGACCGGATGACGACACTGTGGGTTCATGCTCCACTTGCTACGCATCTCCGGGCTGGTAAACTCTGTTTCTTTGTTCTAGTAGGTAACGTCGGTGTGCGAACGAGAaaaggggagagagagaagctTAATATTTGAGTTAGCGCGCCACGCGAGGTGGTGGGTGTCTTCCCCACGAGCAGTGTCTGCAGTTCAATGGAAATCGTTTCAACATGTTATCGCAACACTATGGACAGACCAGCTGTTGGTTGATCAAAGAAGCGGGATTGCTTACACGGGAAATGATGAGCGGGCTGAGACCCGATATCACAAAGCCACGCCCAGGGTAATACGCCCTCTGACATCAATAAGGGACGGAACAATATTGTCGAATTAGTAGTTGtcgtctcttttctctcGTGTACTCCACGCCAAACGGGATACCGAGTAAGGCTACCCTGTCTCTCCCGAGTACCTTGTTTATCTTGTCTCAGCGCCATCATGTCGCTGATCCCACAACAGGTCTGATCTTCCCGCTCCTCCCACCACCGTAGCCATTCACTCAGGGCGAACCCTAGATGTGGATCATGCTGTGTAACGCAGGAGATTCGTTGGATGTACGTAGCGTTATCCAACTGGTGAGGGGTTCCAGGTTGGTACCGTACGCGTGGAGGCTCACAGCCCTGCTCAACGTCATCTCCGGACCGGAGGATTTCCCTCTGCTCCCTTGATAGACCGGCATCGAACCGGGATGTGTGATGCCATGGCGAGCTTAATCAACACCTGATCTCACTCCCGACCGCCCCCTCGCGTCGTGGTTGGTAGACTGAGGCCTCCAGCTGGAGGCTGTGCCCCCCCTGAACATCCATCGCTAGCCAAGAAGTGGCTAGCCTTGTTTCCCCCGTCGGTGAACCGAACAAGGGTCAAATCAAGCTTTGCTTGGCATTTTTTAGCATGTATCTGGCAAGCCCTCTCCTCATTAACCACATCAGGATCGACACCGAGGAGCCGGAAGGCCTGGGAAATAAATTGCTCACCCAGAATGAAGAGCATCACGTAAAAAAAACACTCTCCCCTGTTTTCCTTCTCTCAGTACCTCTGCTACCTTTCTATTGCTTCTCGAATTGAAGTCTCTGTACCAGTTTCCTCTCGCCCATCATGTGGATGCCGCCCATTAACTTTCTGACTCTGCATTGTGATGCTACCCACTTCTCACACGAGGTATCTTGCATTCATGGCTGATGACGGATTTGCCTAGATGCGTACATCATCTTGATGTCTTTGCTTGCCATTCCCATTCTCTACCCTTACGGTAATCTCACGGCCATTGATTCCTTCTTTTTCGGCGCCAGCTCGTCGACAGAGTCTGGCCTGAATACGTACGTCTCCTGTCCACGACTGTTTCTTTTGCTCATCGCTCTTCGTCTTTGCAGAATCGATGTAAAGGAGCTCAAGACTTACCAGCAACTATACGTCTACTTTGTTCCTATGCTTACGAACCTCGGCTTCGTCAACATTATTGTCGTCATCGTACGCTTGCATTGGTTCAGGAGCCACCTTAAGCGCCTTGGTGAGCGATCCTTCAAGCATGGCTGCGGCGCTTCGTATCAAATTCCGAGTGAAAGAGGGGACTAACATTGTGACGTGACTAGCTCCCCAACTCCACCCTCGCCGACAGCGCGGTAGTTCCGAGGCTGACCCCGAAGACATTCTCGATACGTCAACGATAGAGACCCCTGACACAGCTGGCAAGCTTCCCGTTGCGGTAGCAAGCGGTAACGATGCCAAGACAACGATCGAAAACCCTGGTCAAGCGCCGGTGATAAACCCGGATAGTGCAAGACCGATCGCgcgcaccaccaccatcagtTTTGACCCTGCTACTGAGAAGCATAAAGACGACACCACCCTCTACATCCCATCACCGAGGGACCGTGAACGCGGTAAGACCTCTCGAACCCTGATGGGTAGCTTAACTATTATTGACGCACCAAGGACACCCCATTGTTGAAGAAACCGGAAGAGCTAGGGTTGATGTCGATAGCGATGATGGTACGGCTCTGTGACTTTCTTGTTCTGTATTATGGCTAATCCTCTCTTGGTAGAAGTCATCAATGACAACAATGGTATGGCCCTCACTCAAGACAACCAACACAAGCTAACAGACCCTAGAAAACCAGCTTAAGCCAGTGTCCAGCTCGGCCTCCAATAACGGGGGCCCGAGCCTGCGCCTTCGCCGCCGATTTAGTGACCGCGACGGCCTACAGATCACCGCAGCTCGTTCTATGGATCGTGTCGCTGATGTCGCTGCGTCCATTCTGCTTCTTGGTTCCGAGACTAAGCCTCGACCCCGTCCTCCGACTCCCGCCCCTCAGAAGCAGCCAGCCTTGAACGACACGCCGTTCCTTTCGCGTCAGGCCACTATTGGACGCAATTCGCAGTTTCGCAACTTGACGTCCCATGACTTGGAGGTGCTGGGTGGTATCGAGTATCGCAGTCTGAAGCTCCTGCTCAAGATCGTAACTGGTGAGTAAAATATGGATCTCCCAGTGAGGACGTCCTATGTGCTCACCAACCGTAAGCTTTCTTCTTCGGCATGCATCTGTTCGGCGTCATCTGCCTCGTGGGGTGGATCCATACGGCGAACCCCAAGTATAGGGACTACCTGGAGTCAATTGCGCAGGACAAGAACTGGTGGTAAGTCTTCCCGTCTGAATCGAAACTCGGAAGCACTTGGTTAAGAGGGACACTTTGTACAGGGCCATTTATTCCGCCCAGACAATGGTGGACAACCTCGGGATGACACTCACGCCTGACTCGATGATATCGTTCCGCGATGCCAAATTCCCCATGATCCTTATGAGCTTCCTCGCCTTTGCTGGCAATACGCTATATCCAGTCTTCCTCCGCCTGGTCATTTGGatcatggccaaggtcaCGCCCAAACATTCTCCTACCCAAGAGCCCCTTGCGTTTCTGCTCAACCACCCGCGTAGATGCTACACCTTGCTCTTCCCGAGTCAACCAACCTGGATCCTCTTCGCCATCATCTTTGCCCTCAACTTTGTCGACGTCctgctcatcatcattcTTGACCTTCACAACCCTGAAGTCGCGTCCTTACCTCTCGACGCGCGTATTCCGGCTGCCATCTTCCAGGCCGCTTCGGCGCGCCATACCGGTACTGCCACCTTCAACTTGGCCAACGTCGACCCAGCTGTGCAGCTCAGCCTTTTGATCATGATGTATATCGCCATTTTCCCCATCGCTCTCAGCATTCGCTCTTCCAACACTTACGAGGAGAAGTCACTCGGGCTCTGGAAGGATGAAGAATCACCGAATGAGGAAAATGGCAAGTCATATTTAGTGACACATATGAAGAACCAGCTTGGCTTCGATTTGTGGTATATCTTCTTGGGCACCTTTTGCATAATCATTGCCGAATCAGACAGGGTCGCCAATGTTGATGAGCCGGTAAGAACGCAGCTTGCTCTTGGTAGATGGGCGCATCTAATGGTGACTAGGCCTTCTCTGTCTTTTCAATTCTCTTCGAGGTGACCTCGGCATAGTAAGTGACCCAATCGCCAACTCTTGGCGGACTCTGACTCATAAATCTTAGTGGCAACGTTGGCCTGAGTCTCGGCTACCCAACCGCCACCACTTCTCTGTCAGGCATGTTTGGAACCTTTAGCAAGGTCGTAATATGCCTGATGATGATCCGAGGCCGCCACCGAGGCCTTCCATACGCCCTTGACCGAGCCATCATGTTACCCGATGGGCAGGTTTTGGAAGACCCTCCCAAATCATCTTGATTCCGCTATCTGTTGGTCTTTCAGCTAGATCGGTTAGAGAGATTGTGGTGCGACGTATTTTCCGCAGGCATGAAGATTAGCTACACGGGAACCTCGAATTAGGGCTCTATTCCCCTTTAAATGACATGTGCTCGGGGTGATAGTGATACACTGGACTGCCAGGTACGCAGATAGTAAAAGCATCGCTAACTTTATTAACTGCaatggtttttttttttttatctccGCAGAGTACATCACTTCCGTCTCTCTATGTAAGAGGAGATATGGCCAAAATCGGTGGGCGCTCTCGAAGTGCCTGTAAAGTGTCGCGGCCACCCCGAACTCCAGAGGCTCCTGGCATCTGCAAATCCAAATGCTGTAAACTCGCCAAAGAGagaacgaaaaaaaaaaaaaaggaaaagaaaagaagaaaccaATCAGTGAGTCACACAATAGTCACCCAGTCAGTAATACGGGAGCGATGACTCGGTGGCGATGGAGAAATGGCTGCGGTATACCTGATCCGGCTTTTGAGGGATTTCTTGGCGTGTCCCGCCTCGTGTAACCAACAGCCACTGTAAATCAGGCAAGGCGAACTTCAACGGTCAGGGATCTTGTAACAAACTGTGGGAATGCCAAGGCCAGCCGGGAAGCCAGATATGCAATAGTGCCAAGCAAGGACATGACAAGCATCCGCATTGCCATTCATCGATCAGATTTCACATGCAACACTTTCCGGGGAGCGTGTGTAGCGACAGGCCCGGAATTGTCCCTCGTCGGATCATCCAATTAGACACTGGAACGAAAATCTCTCATAGTGAGAGTCATCTGACTTGGTTGTGTTGTACACACCACACCGCATGTTCGCGGTGCTTTTAAGATCGGGGTTCTAGCTTTGCCATTatctccctcctccatgtCACTCCCTGCTCACTGGTTCCTTTCCTGGGCATGATTCTAGTCCCCAATTTGGCTACGAGGGCCGTTGATGATCAGCGCCGCAATCCACCCAAGGTCGCCATCATACTGGCCATCCTTGTGTCCATCTTGATACTGCTCACGCCCGTCATTTTTGGCGCCAAGGGCGTCAGACGCTTCTTTTCACATCGAGCCATGCACGACTCCCCTGAGAGGAATCTGTGTCTCACCCCAGAGGCACTACACTTGATGCCATTGAAGAAGTATCGTGGCACCAAGACCGATGCTTCACGGACTGGTGGGAACCTCTCCCCGGGGCAGACGGATAGCCTGCAGAGTTGCTCCATTTGCACCGAAGACTTTGGAAGGGGCGTAGAGTTCCGTCCATTGCCTTGTGGTCATCGATTCCATCCTGCTTGTATCGATCCGTGGCTATTACAGCGCTCTTTGACTTGCCCTCTCTGGTGCGCCCCCTGGACATCCATTATCGGGCAATGACTTACTCTTTATAGTCGCCTCAACGTGGCAACCGGCCTCATCGCTACCACCCGTCCCGAACCACCCGCTGAGCCTCGTCgagtcctcttcctcactgACCTATGGGCGCATCGACGCCCAAGACTAAGAGTTAAGTTCCCACTTCACACCGCGCCAATATGCAGCCTAATGGATCGATAGGTTGCCCAAGAGCTGCCACCCTTCCAGGCCATCCCGAGCACCCGATCTATGGGGCCAGGCACCGCCATCCAGCCACGATCGTTTCGCCCAGGGTTACCATCAATTTCCGAGGTGTTGAATCAGATGGGACCTGCGAGATAGTGTATGATGAAAAACGAGACCTGCCGGGGTGGGAGATTGTGAGATGGTTGATCATGGGGGATTTGAGGAGGGAGGTGTTGGCGGGCTTAGTGCTTCTTGAACCGGACAAGACAAGGGCACTGCCGGTTTTAGCAGCCACTGAAGGGAAAGAAAGATGTGGGAATTTCTCTCAAAACAAAAGTATCATCATAGCTAATGAAAAATTTATTTTGAGCGGCCTCttgggccttggcctcataTGTTCATTGCAGCACGGTCGAGGCGTTCACCCAGTTTCTAGTTCTCTTGATGCTTTATGTCTTTACTATGGTCAACAGACACCAGAACTTTACTTTGTGGGAGCTGGTCTTTTCCATTTATACCACTGGTTGGGTCCTGCAGGGGCTTGCGGCCATCATTGAGTATGGCTGGGAGTTGCACTCCCGAAGCGTATGGCCGTTCCTAGATGCGAGcttccttttcttctttggcatTCACTTTGTTGCTAAAATACACGACCTTGGATAGGGCACTCTTAATGACGGTTACGGCATTC includes:
- a CDS encoding RING-type domain-containing protein gives rise to the protein MILVPNLATRAVDDQRRNPPKVAIILAILVSILILLTPVIFGAKGVRRFFSHRAMHDSPERNLCLTPEALHLMPLKKYRGTKTDASRTGGNLSPGQTDSLQSCSICTEDFGRGVEFRPLPCGHRFHPACIDPWLLQRSLTCPLCRLNVATGLIATTRPEPPAEPRRVLFLTDLWAHRRPRLRVAQELPPFQAIPSTRSMGPGTAIQPRSFRPGLPSISEVLNQMGPAR